From the Hevea brasiliensis isolate MT/VB/25A 57/8 chromosome 15, ASM3005281v1, whole genome shotgun sequence genome, one window contains:
- the LOC131173758 gene encoding receptor-like protein EIX1 has product MLMKIPMSATSLTLAFPWFLFAATVFSLGLCHGSFNAGCIESEREALLQFKLGLKDPSNRLSSWDRDADCCEWPGVICDNLTSHVLELHLRSLSEDEYYASNATGYYYEYWKSSTFRGKISQSLLNLKHLKCLDLSNNNFERIHIPKFLGSMKSLRYLNFSGAGFGGMIPHQLGNLSNLQYLNLEGHGYYYYHEIYVENLDWLSSLSSLEFLDLSSVDLSKALDWLDAMNKLPSLVELHLSYCSLSHKVPSNINFSSLAILDLSRNRFGESSVSSWIFHIPTLTSLDLSYNNFFGPIPVQLQNITSLRELDLSYNHFNSSMAFWLHGLPQLELLRLSYNYELLDGIPSAIGNFTSLNSLDLKSSNFQGAIPSAIGNLTSLNNLDLSGNKLEGAIPSAIGNLTSLNNLYLSGNKLEGAIPSAIGNLTSLNNLDLSFNELEGGIPASFKNLCKLRSLDLSGTNLSQEINEVFEILSGCVSNGIEVLSLSNCQLSGHLNNLLGQFKNLDSLHLSRNSIAHQIPPTLGVLNSLTSLSLSNNKLNGSLPIGFGALENLVDVYISYNSLEGEVSEIHFANLTNLRYFDASHNQLILRVNPHWIPPFQLVKSISLRSWDVGPQLPRWLRSLKHLVFLDLSNSKISSTLPVWFSDFSLRLSNLNLSHNQLHGKIPYLSSTNDLYSSIDLSSNKFNGPLPNVSSHWIDLSDNLYSGSLFTFLCQRTHDVITMLLNFGKNHLSGEIPDCWMNWKSLRILKLNDNYFSGKIPSSIGILSDLWYLNLRNNTLFGEIPLSLEHCKELTVLQLDENRLGGNISTWLENQKFSFMVILNLRGNQFYGHIPTELCGMTYLQILDLANNSLSGTIPTCINNFIEMVNESHHAMGNQGKISFATGGPSLFSDSSSIMTKGKMIEYSTNLNFVRSIDLSNNKLSGAIPEEITRLEALHSLNLSHNLLSGRIPEEIGNMKALESLDFSQNQLFGEIPPSMSSLTFLSRLNLSNNKLSGIIPSGTQLQGFDPSSFSDNKLCGLPLSKNCNVDGDMPPIGIERGEEDKGSKSFAWFYFYVSIAPGFVIGFWAVMGPLVFNRRWRHLYFNFLDNLWDKFMVWYYVNFARFVKGHGL; this is encoded by the coding sequence ATGCTCATGAAAATACCAATGAGTGCTACTTCTTTAACACTTGCTTTCCCTTGGTTTCTCTTTGCAGCAACTGTTTTTAGCCTTGGCCTTTGTCATGGAAGCTTTAATGCTGGCTGTATTGAAAGTGAGAGAGAAGCTCTTTTGCAGTTCAAGCTTGGCCTTAAAGATCCTTCTAACCGGCTTTCTTCTTGGGATCGTGATGCGGATTGCTGTGAATGGCCTGGAGTCATCTGTGATAATCTCACCAGCCATGTTCTTGAGCTCCATCTTAGAAGTCTTTCTGAGGATGAGTATTATGCCTCTAATGCCACTGGTTACTATTATGAATATTGGAAGAGTTCGACATTCAGAGGTAAGATTAGTCAATCTTTACTCAACTTGAAGCATTTGAAGTGTCTAGACCTAAGCAACAACAATTTTGAAAGAATTCACATTCCCAAATTCCTTGGCTCTATGAAGAGTTTAAGATACCTTAACTTCTCCGGAGCAGGATTTGGAGGAATGATTCCTCATCAACTTGGAAATCTTTCAAATTTGCAATATCTAAATCTCGAAGGTCatggttattattattatcatgagATATATGTTGAGAATTTAGATTGGCTCTCTAGTCTCTCATCATTAGAATTCCTTGACTTGAGTTCTGTGGATCTTAGTAAAGCCTTGGATTGGTTGGATGCGATGAACAAACTCCCCTCTTTGGTAGAGTTACACTTGTCATACTGTTCACTAAGTCATAAGGTTCCTTCCAACATCAACTTTTCATCACTTGCCATCCTTGATTTGTCACGAAATAGATTTGGTGAATCTTCTGTGTCCAGTTGGATTTTTCACATTCCAACTTTGACTTCTCTTGATCTttcatataataatttttttggaCCAATCCCTGTTCAACTTCAAAATATAACTTCACTTAGAGAGCTTGATTTGTCTTATAATCATTTTAATTCTTCCATGGCCTTTTGGTTACATGGTCTTCCCCAGCTTGAGCTTCTTCGCCTTTCCTATAATTATGAGTTGCTAGATGGAATTCCAAGTGCCATTGGAAATTTTACCTCCCTCAACAGTCTTGACTTGAAATCCTCCAATTTTCAAGGAGCAATTCCAAGTGCCATTGGAAACTTGACTTCCCTCAACAACCTCGACTTGTCAGGCAACAAACTTGAAGGAGCAATTCCAAGTGCCATTGGAAACTTGACTTCCCTCAACAACCTTTACTTGTCAGGCAACAAACTTGAAGGAGCAATTCCAAGTGCCATTGGAAACTTGACTTCCCTCAACAACCTCGACTTGTCATTCAATGAACTTGAAGGAGGAATTCcggcatcattcaaaaatctttgCAAGTTGAGGTCACTCGATTTGTCAGGCACCAATTTAAGCCAAGAGATAAATGAGGTATTTGAAATTCTCTCGGGATGTGTTTCAAATGGGATAGAGGTGTTGTCTTTATCTAATTGTCAATTATCAGGTCATTTAAATAATCTTCTTGGACAATTCAAGAATCTGGATTCTCTCCATCTTTCCCGTAATTCGATTGCTCACCAAATTCCGCCCACTTTGGGTGTGTTGAATTCCTTGACGTCTCTATCCCTTTCCAATAACAAACTGAATGGAAGTCTTCCCATAGGTTTTGGAGCCCTTGAAAATTTAGTAGATGTATATATTTCTTATAATTCATTAGAGGGTGAAGTTTCTGAAATTCACTTTGCAAACCTTACAAATCTGAGATATTTTGATGCCTCTCATAACCAACTGATTTTAAGAGTCAATCCTCATTGGATTCCACCTTTTCAACTTGTTAAAAGCATATCTTTGCGATCTTGGGATGTTGGACCTCAACTTCCCAGATGGCTCCGTTCACTAAAGCATTTAGTCTTTCTAGACttgtcaaactcaaaaatttcaagTACCCTTCCTGTTTGGTTCAGTGACTTTTCTTTAAGACTTTCTAATCTTAATTTATCTCATAACCAATTGCATGGCAAAATTCCCTATTTGTCCTCCACCAATGATTTGTATTCCTCCATCGACTTGAGTTCAAATAAATTCAACGGCCCATTGCCTAATGTATCTTCCCATTGGATAGATCTCTCCGATAATTTATACTCTGGATCATTATTCACCTTTCTATGTCAGAGAACGCATGATGTGATCACTATGCTGCTTAACTTTGGAAAAAATCATCTATCCGGAGAGATACCTGATTGTTGGATGAATTGGAAatctttaagaattttaaaattaaatgacaaCTATTTCAGTGGAAAAATTCCTAGTTCCATTGGGATTTTAAGTGACCTCTGGTACTTAAATCTTCGCAACAATACTCTCTTTGGTGAAATACCATTGTCACTTGAACATTGCAAAGAATTGACAGTACTTCAATTGGATGAAAATAGATTGGGGGGAAATATTTCAACATGGCTGGAGAatcaaaaattttcatttatggtTATTCTCAATCTTCGCGGGAACCAATTTTATGGTCACATCCCTACAGAGCTTTGCGGCATGACTTATTTGCAAATCTTGGATCTTGCTAATAACAGCCTCAGCGGTACCATACCAACATGTATCAATAACTTTATTGAAATGGTAAATGAAAGTCATCATGCTATGGGAAATCAAGGTAAAATCAGCTTTGCTACTGGTGGACCCTCACTTTTTTCTGATAGTTCCTCAATTATGACAAAGGGGAAAATGATTGAATATTCCACCAATCTTAATTTCGTGAGAAGTATAGACCTCTCAAATAATAAATTATCAGGAGCTATTCCTGAAGAAATAACAAGGCTTGAAGCATTGCATTCATTAAATTTGTCACATAATCTTTTGAGTGGAAGAATTCCAGAGGAAATAGGAAATATGAAAGCATTAGAATCTCTTGATTTTTCTCAGAATCAACTTTTTGGAGAAATTCCTCCAAGTATGTCAAGCTTGACATTTTTGAGTAGATTGAATTTATCCAACAACAAGTTATCAGGAATAATACCTTCAGGCACTCAATTGCAAGGCTTTGATCCGTCTAGTTTTAGCGACAACAAACTTTGTGGGCTTCCACTCAGCAAGAACTGCAATGTTGATGGTGATATGCCTCCTATTGGGATAGAAAGAGGAGAAGAAGACAAAGGGTCTAAATCATTTGCTTGGTTCTATTTCTATGTGAGCATTGCACCAGGATTTGTGATAGGATTTTGGGCAGTGATGGGTCCTTTAGTGTTTAATAGAAGATGGAGGCATTTATATTTCAATTTCCTAGATAATTTGTGGGACAAATTTATGGTGTGGTATTATGTAAATTTTGCTAGATTTGTGAAAGGTCATGGTTTATAG